A genomic segment from Polyangium mundeleinium encodes:
- a CDS encoding STAS domain-containing protein, whose protein sequence is MSRARRARARLLAAVQRRRAGPVRARVTAGAETPGLAALLDLLARRREDVLERGTDWVFALAPDLQGKRPREETRDLVDRVITTNVALLASGDRTPLGAFIAYVTSLRAANEFRVSTLLRGFLSFKRGVAVVIAEERWPAREVLAALGLVDEVYYEAIFELSDVYGEKLVGSVVARKRELEVELGEKRAELEDKITTIDAQRAELRALSSPVLRVWEGVLLLPLVGEISPERAEHAKSVLLHAIGRYRARVVLIDVTGLSVVDAHAAGVLGVMMRATGLVGAEGMLVGVRGDAARTFVEIGELFPGARTFATLGDGLRHAIRRVLHLSKARSF, encoded by the coding sequence GTGAGCCGCGCGCGTCGTGCCCGGGCGCGGCTCCTCGCTGCGGTGCAGAGGCGCCGCGCGGGGCCGGTCCGGGCGCGTGTGACGGCGGGGGCCGAGACGCCGGGCCTCGCGGCGCTGCTCGACTTGCTCGCGCGACGAAGGGAGGACGTGCTGGAGCGCGGCACGGACTGGGTCTTCGCGCTCGCGCCGGACCTTCAGGGCAAGCGGCCGCGCGAGGAGACGCGCGACCTCGTCGACCGGGTGATCACGACGAACGTGGCTCTCCTCGCGTCGGGCGATCGCACGCCGCTCGGCGCGTTCATCGCGTACGTGACGAGCCTGCGCGCGGCGAACGAGTTCCGCGTCTCCACGTTGCTCCGGGGGTTTCTCTCGTTCAAGCGAGGCGTCGCGGTCGTGATCGCGGAGGAGCGCTGGCCCGCGCGTGAGGTGCTCGCGGCGCTCGGCCTCGTCGACGAGGTTTATTACGAGGCCATCTTCGAGCTCTCGGACGTGTACGGCGAGAAGCTCGTGGGCTCGGTGGTGGCGCGCAAGCGTGAGCTCGAGGTCGAGCTCGGGGAGAAGCGCGCCGAGCTCGAGGACAAGATCACCACGATCGACGCCCAGCGGGCCGAGCTGCGCGCGCTCTCCTCGCCGGTCCTCCGCGTGTGGGAGGGGGTCCTGCTCCTGCCGCTCGTCGGCGAGATCTCACCCGAGCGGGCCGAGCATGCGAAGAGCGTGCTGCTCCACGCGATCGGGAGGTATCGGGCGCGGGTCGTGCTCATCGACGTGACGGGGCTCAGCGTGGTGGACGCGCACGCGGCGGGGGTGCTCGGCGTGATGATGCGGGCGACGGGGCTCGTGGGGGCCGAGGGCATGTTGGTCGGGGTGCGCGGCGACGCGGCGCGCACGTTCGTGGAGATCGGCGAGCTCTTCCCGGGCGCGCGGACCTTCGCGACGCTGGGCGACGGCCTCCGACATGCGATCCGACGCGTGCTTCATCTTTCGAAGGCGCGGTCCTTCTGA